The Patescibacteria group bacterium genome contains a region encoding:
- a CDS encoding dCTP deaminase, producing MIFSDKDIKKLFIDKKIIIMPEPNWETQLGPASVDFRLGGEFRVFNHVTNPYIDPKQPDTFHNLTHIIEATKEKPLFLQPGEFILGVTIEEIGLPNDIGARIEGRSSWGRLGVLVHSTAGYIDPGFQGRLTLEISNIGKMPVLLYPGMRICQIAFESLTSPAEVPYNKKKDVKYFGDKGPQESRIYKDM from the coding sequence ATGATTTTTTCAGACAAGGATATCAAAAAATTATTTATTGATAAAAAAATAATTATCATGCCGGAGCCAAATTGGGAAACCCAACTTGGTCCTGCGTCTGTTGATTTTCGCTTAGGCGGCGAATTCAGGGTTTTTAACCATGTTACTAATCCATATATTGATCCAAAACAGCCAGATACTTTTCATAATCTAACCCATATAATAGAGGCGACCAAAGAGAAGCCCCTTTTTTTACAACCAGGGGAATTTATCCTTGGAGTCACAATAGAGGAGATAGGCCTGCCCAATGATATAGGAGCAAGAATTGAGGGGAGGAGTAGTTGGGGACGGCTTGGAGTTCTTGTTCATTCTACTGCCGGCTATATTGATCCTGGTTTTCAAGGGCGGCTTACCCTAGAAATTTCTAATATTGGGAAGATGCCAGTATTGCTCTATCCTGGCATGAGGATTTGCCAGATTGCCTTTGAGTCATTGACATCACCAGCCGAAGTGCCCTATAACAAAAAGAAGGATGTGAAGTACTTTGGGGACAAAGGTCCGCAAGAAAGCAGAATCTATAAGGATATGTAA
- the gatB gene encoding Asp-tRNA(Asn)/Glu-tRNA(Gln) amidotransferase subunit GatB, which yields MKYIPTIGLEIHTELNTVSKMFCSCKNDSLEPRANINVCPVCMGHPGVLPVINQETIKKVVKTGIALNCKIAKNSQFERKNYFYPDLPKGYQISQYALPLCGKGFLEINRKKIGITRIHLEEEAAKLIHQKDGSLVDFNRAGIPLMELVTEPDLTSAEEAYNFARELQLILRYLGVSSADMEKGQLRVEANISIKQNQKQKSQNNKSQINSKFKIQNSKLGMKVEVKNLNSFRAVKKAIEYEIERQAGVLESGGAVVHETRGWDDKKQITVSQRSKEESHDYRYFPEPDLPPLELSDDYISIIKSEIPELPHIKRIRFKHEYFLKDEDIEIFVFNKDLGEYFEQVVSEFFAWLKDKDNKVIGDKEYQELAQIASNYILTDLTGLLAGMSVEDKKFRISAENFAEFISMLYKKEITSKIAKIVLKEMFDNGSDPSDVIEEKGLSQIDNKQELEKVIMEIIAANLRAVDDYKKGKANALQFLIGQAMAKTKGRANPEILEKLFTKSLN from the coding sequence ATGAAATATATTCCTACAATTGGGTTGGAGATTCATACAGAGCTAAATACTGTCTCCAAAATGTTTTGTTCTTGCAAAAACGATTCTCTTGAACCAAGGGCAAATATAAATGTTTGCCCTGTTTGTATGGGTCACCCAGGGGTATTGCCAGTGATTAATCAGGAGACAATAAAAAAAGTCGTTAAAACAGGAATTGCTTTGAATTGCAAGATTGCTAAAAATTCCCAATTTGAAAGAAAAAACTATTTTTATCCTGACTTGCCGAAAGGTTATCAGATTTCACAATATGCCTTGCCATTATGCGGAAAGGGATTTTTGGAGATAAATAGAAAAAAGATAGGCATTACAAGAATTCATTTAGAAGAAGAGGCAGCAAAATTAATACATCAAAAAGACGGGTCATTAGTTGATTTCAATAGGGCTGGAATCCCATTGATGGAATTGGTTACAGAGCCAGACCTCACAAGCGCAGAAGAGGCATATAATTTTGCCCGAGAGCTTCAGCTTATTCTCCGCTATTTAGGCGTATCATCAGCAGATATGGAAAAGGGACAGTTACGCGTTGAAGCGAATATCAGCATAAAACAAAACCAAAAACAAAAAAGCCAAAATAACAAATCCCAAATAAATTCAAAATTCAAAATTCAAAATTCAAAATTAGGAATGAAGGTTGAGGTTAAGAATCTAAATTCTTTTCGCGCGGTTAAAAAGGCGATAGAATATGAGATTGAACGGCAAGCAGGAGTTTTGGAATCAGGAGGCGCGGTTGTTCACGAAACAAGGGGGTGGGATGATAAAAAGCAAATTACTGTGAGTCAGAGGAGCAAAGAAGAATCCCATGATTATCGGTATTTTCCAGAGCCAGACCTGCCTCCATTGGAGCTTTCTGATGATTACATTTCAATAATCAAGAGCGAGATTCCTGAATTGCCGCATATTAAAAGAATAAGGTTTAAGCACGAATATTTTTTAAAAGATGAAGACATTGAAATTTTTGTTTTTAATAAGGATTTGGGCGAGTATTTTGAGCAAGTGGTTTCTGAATTTTTTGCCTGGCTCAAAGATAAGGATAATAAGGTGATAGGGGATAAAGAATACCAAGAATTAGCGCAAATCGCCTCAAATTATATTCTCACGGACTTGACGGGTCTTTTGGCTGGGATGTCTGTTGAGGACAAGAAATTCCGCATCAGCGCTGAAAATTTTGCGGAATTTATCTCTATGCTTTATAAAAAAGAAATAACAAGCAAAATTGCTAAAATTGTTTTGAAAGAAATGTTTGACAATGGTTCCGACCCTTCAGATGTGATTGAAGAAAAGGGCTTGAGTCAAATTGATAATAAACAAGAACTTGAAAAGGTTATTATGGAAATCATTGCTGCTAATTTGAGGGCAGTGGATGATTATAAAAAGGGCAAAGCCAATGCCTTGCAATTTTTGATTGGACAAGCAATGGCTAAGACAAAAGGCAGAGCAAACCCAGAAATATTAGAGAAACTCTTTACAAAGTCACTAAATTAG
- the miaA gene encoding tRNA (adenosine(37)-N6)-dimethylallyltransferase MiaA, with translation MKPKLLVILGPTSSGKSDLAVDLALKFNGEVVSADSRQVYKGMDIGTGKITRKEMMGVPHHLLDVVSPKTRFTVTQYVKKAEKAIEKIHKNKKLPIVCGGTGFYIQALIDGITIPEVKPDWALRKKLEKYTAEELFQQLEKLDSERAKNIDRHNKRRLIRAIEIIIKTKKPISPVKKKQKYNVLIIGIKTEKQELKNKIHTRLLKRLEQGMAKEIKSLNKSGLSWNRLEELGLEYRFVALYLQNKMDYKEMVEKLQKEIEHYAKRQMTWFKKDKRIIWIHPPKFCGTKLERIKKTAEMLTLVKNFIS, from the coding sequence ATGAAACCCAAACTCCTCGTAATATTAGGCCCCACATCAAGTGGAAAATCAGATCTAGCTGTAGATTTGGCTTTAAAATTCAATGGCGAGGTGGTTTCAGCTGATTCAAGGCAAGTATATAAAGGAATGGATATTGGAACAGGAAAAATAACAAGAAAAGAGATGATGGGTGTTCCTCATCATCTTTTGGATGTTGTTTCGCCGAAAACAAGATTCACAGTAACGCAATATGTTAAAAAAGCGGAAAAAGCAATTGAAAAAATCCATAAAAACAAAAAACTGCCGATTGTCTGCGGAGGCACTGGGTTCTATATCCAAGCTCTGATTGACGGAATTACCATCCCTGAAGTTAAGCCGGATTGGGCATTAAGGAAAAAGCTGGAAAAATACACTGCAGAAGAATTATTTCAGCAATTAGAAAAACTGGATTCTGAAAGAGCAAAAAATATTGATAGACATAATAAAAGGCGTTTGATTCGTGCTATTGAAATTATTATAAAAACAAAAAAACCAATAAGTCCTGTTAAAAAGAAGCAAAAATATAATGTTTTGATTATTGGTATTAAAACAGAAAAACAAGAACTTAAAAACAAAATCCATACTCGGCTCTTGAAGCGGCTTGAGCAAGGCATGGCAAAAGAAATAAAATCGCTTAATAAATCCGGTTTATCTTGGAACCGGCTTGAGGAATTGGGATTAGAGTACAGATTTGTCGCGCTTTATCTACAGAATAAGATGGATTACAAAGAAATGGTGGAAAAACTGCAAAAAGAGATTGAGCATTATGCTAAAAGACAGATGACTTGGTTTAAAAAAGATAAACGGATTATTTGGATTCATCCTCCTAAATTTTGCGGAACAAAACTTGAGAGGATAAAAAAAACAGCAGAAATGCTGACACTGGTAAAAAATTTTATATCTTAA